The Equus asinus isolate D_3611 breed Donkey chromosome 22, EquAss-T2T_v2, whole genome shotgun sequence genome has a segment encoding these proteins:
- the LOC106835264 gene encoding keratin, type II cuticular Hb6 produces MTCGSYCAGRAFSCSSACGPRPGRCCITAAPYRGISCYRGLAGGFGSRSICGGFRAGSCGRSFGYRSGGVCGPSPPCITTVSVNESLLAPLNLEIDPNAQSVKHEEKEQIKILNNRFAAFIDKVRFLEQQNKLLETKWQLYQNRKCCDSNLEPLFSGYIETLRREAECVEADSGRLASELNHVQEVLEGYKKRYEEEVSLRATAENEFVALKKDVDCAYLRKSDLEANVEALTQEIDFLRRLYEEEIRVLQAHISDTSVIVKMDNSRELNMDNILAEIKAQYDDIANRSRAEAESWYRSKCEEIKATVVRHGETLRRTKEEINELNRMIQRLTVEIENAKSQNSKLEVAVSQAEQQGEAALTDARSKLAGLEEALQKAKQDMACLLREYQEVMNAKLGLDIEIATYRRLLEGEEQRLCEGVGSVNVCVSSSRGGVVCGDLCASGAAPAVTTSVCSAPCSGNVVVGTVNACAPCSGVSACSVGSKRC; encoded by the exons ATGACTTGTGGATCTTACTGTGCTGGCCGTGCCTTCAGCTGCTCCTCGGCCTGCGGGCCCCGGCCCGGCCGCTGCTGCATCACTGCCGCCCCCTACCGCGGCATCTCCTGCTACCGCGGACTCGCCGGCGGCTTCGGCAGCCGCAGCATCTGCGGGGGCTTCCGGGCCGGTTCCTGCGGCCGCAGCTTCGGATACCGCTCTGGCGGCGTGTGCGGACCCAGCCCGCCCTGCATCACCACCGTGTCGGTCAACGAGAGCCTCCTGGCGCCCCTCAACCTGGAGATCGACCCGAACGCGCAGAGCGTGAAGCACGAGGAGAAGGAGCAGATCAAGATCCTCAACAACAGGTTCGCTGCCTTCATCGACAAG GTGCGCTTCCTGGAGCAGCAGAACAAGCTGCTGGAGACCAAGTGGCAGCTCTACCAGAACCGCAAGTGCTGCGACAGCAACCTGGAGCCGCTGTTCAGTGGCTACATCGAGACGCTGCGGCGGGAGGCGGAGTGCGTGGAGGCCGACAGCGGGAGGTTGGCCTCGGAGCTCAACCACGTGCAGGAGGTGCTGGAGGGCTACAAGAAGAG GTATGAGGAGGAAGTTTCTCTGAGAGCAACAGCCGAGAATGAGTTTGTGGCTCTGAAGAAG GACGTGGACTGCGCCTACCTCCGCAAGTCGGACCTGGAGGCCAATGTGGAGGCGCTGACCCAGGAGATCGACTTCCTACGGCGACTGTATGAGGAG GAGATCCGTGTCCTTCAAGCCCACATCTCAGACACTTCGGTCATCGTCAAGATGGACAACAGCCGGGAACTGAACATGGACAACATCCTGGCCGAGATCAAGGCTCAGTACGATGACATCGCCAACCGCAGCCGGGCTGAGGCGGAGTCCTGGTACCGCAGCAAG TGTGAGGAGATAAAGGCCACGGTGGTCCGGCACGGGGAGACCCTGCGTCGCACCAAGGAGGAGATCAACGAGCTGAACCGCATGATCCAGAGGCTGACCGTCGAGATCGAGAATGCCAAGAGCCAG AACTCCAAGCTGGAGGTGGCTGTGAGCCAGGCTGAGCAGCAGGGCGAGGCGGCCCTCACTGACGCCCGCAGCAAGCTGGCCGGGCTGGAGGAGGCCCTGCAGAAGGCCAAGCAGGACATGGCCTGCCTGCTCAGGGAGTACCAGGAGGTGATGAACGCCAAGCTGGGCCTGGACATCGAGATCGCCACCTACAGGCGCCTGCTGGAGGGCGAGGAGCAGAG GCTGTGTGAGGGCGTTGGCTCCGTGAATGTCT GCGTCAGCAGCTCCCGCGGTGGCGTTGTCTGTGGCGATCTCTGCGCCTCTGGTGCTGCCCCTGCTGTCACCACCAGTGTCTGCAGCGCCCCCTGCAGCGGCAACGTGGTGGTGGGCACCGTCAATGCCTGCGCCCCCTGCTCCGGGGTCAGCGCCTGCAGCGTGGGCTCTAAGAGATGCTAG
- the LOC106835263 gene encoding keratin, type II microfibrillar, component 7C has protein sequence MTCGFSSVGCGFGPRTFSCASACGPRPGRCCITAAPYRGISCYRGLAGGFGSRSVCGGFRAGSCGHSFGYRSGGVCGPSPPCITTVSVNESLLAPLNLEIDPNAQCVKHEEKEQIKCLNNRFAAFIDKVRFLEQQNKLLETKWQFYQNRKCCDSNLEPLFEGYIETLRREAECVEADSGRLASELNHVQEVLEGYKKRYEEEVTLRATAENEFVSLKQDVDCAYLRKSDLEANAEALTQEIDFLRRLYEEEIRVLQSHISDTSVIVKMDNSRELNMDCILAEIKAQYDDIANRSRAEAESWYRSKCEEIKATVVRHGETLRRTKEEINELNRMIQRLTAEVENAKCQNSKLEAAVSQAEQQGEAALSDAKCKLAGLEEALQKAKQDMACLLREYQEVMNAKLGLDIEIATYRRLLEGEEQRLCEGVGSVNVCVSSSRGGVVCGDLCVSGSRPVTGSVCSAPCTGNLAVSTGLCAPCGPLNTTAGSCGLGRF, from the exons ATGACCTGTGGCTTCAGCTCCGTGGGCTGTGGATTCGGCCCCAGGACCTTCAGCTGCGCCTCGGCCTGCGGGCCCCGGCCCGGCCGCTGCTGCATCACCGCCGCCCCCTACCGCGGCATCTCCTGCTACCGCGGACTCGCCGGCGGCTTCGGCAGCCGCAGCGTCTGCGGGGGCTTCCGCGCCGGCTCCTGCGGCCACAGCTTCGGATACCGCTCTGGCGGCGTGTGCGGACCCAGCCCACCCTGCATCACCACCGTGTCGGTCAACGAGAGCCTCCTGGCGCCCCTCAACCTGGAGATCGACCCCAACGCGCAGTGCGTGAAGCATGAGGAGAAGGAGCAGATCAAGTGCCTCAACAACAGGTTTGCTGCCTTCATCGACAAG GTGCGCTTCCTGGAGCAGCAGAACAAGCTGCTGGAGACCAAGTGGCAGTTCTACCAGAACCGCAAGTGCTGCGACAGCAACCTGGAGCCGCTGTTTGAGGGCTACATCGAGACGCTACGGCGGGAGGCCGAGTGCGTGGAGGCCGACAGCGGAAGGTTGGCCTCGGAGCTCAACCACGTGCAGGAGGTGCTGGAGGGCTACAAGAAGAG GTATGAAGAGGAAGTTACGCTTCGGGCCACAGCAGAGAATGAGTTCGTGTCTCTAAAGCAG GACGTGGACTGCGCCTACCTCCGCAAGTCGGACCTGGAGGCCAACGCGGAGGCACTGACCCAGGAGATCGACTTCCTGCGGCGACTGTACGAGGAG GAGATCCGTGTTCTCCAATCCCACATCTCAGACACCTCGGTCATCGTCAAGATGGACAACAGCCGGGAACTGAACATGGACTGCATCCTGGCCGAGATCAAGGCTCAGTATGATGACATCGCCAACCGCAGCCGGGCTGAGGCAGAGTCCTGGTACCGCAGCAAG TGTGAGGAGATAAAGGCCACGGTGGTCCGGCACGGGGAGACCCTGCGCCGCACCAAGGAGGAGATCAACGAGCTGAACCGCATGATCCAAAGGCTGACCGCCGAGGTCGAGAATGCCAAGTGCCAG AACTCCAAGCTGGAGGCGGCCGTGAGCCAGGCTGAGCAGCAGGGCGAGGCAGCCCTCAGCGACGCCAAGTGCAAGCTGGCCGGGCTGGAGGAGGCCCTGCAGAAGGCCAAGCAGGACATGGCCTGCCTGCTCAGGGAGTACCAGGAGGTGATGAACGCCAAGCTGGGCCTGGACATCGAGATCGCCACCTACAGGCGCCTGCTGGAGGGCGAGGAGCAGAG GCTCTGTGAAGGTGTTGGATCTGTGAATGTCT GTGTCAGCAGCTCCCGGGGCGGGGTCGTCTGCGGGGACCTCTGCGTATCGGGCTCCCGGCCCGTGACAGGCAGCGTCTGCAGCGCCCCCTGCACTGGGAACCTGGCGGTGAGCACCGGCCTGTGTGCCCCCTGCGGCCCACTCAACACCACTGCCGGATCCTGTGGCCTGGGGAGGTTTTAG